Proteins encoded together in one Bombus vancouverensis nearcticus chromosome 14, iyBomVanc1_principal, whole genome shotgun sequence window:
- the LOC117159341 gene encoding uncharacterized protein LOC117159341, with amino-acid sequence MKGIRTFVLQDLSHVLPTKSFQKNLVPSYYLPSSQVHTTSSSRRFWNFFDFSCKEEPASRDKKKCLPSNGIVSSSLFSNDALDAVSKSVSPNSVTTTVTFTPKYINDSQLDLKATSMTCLKIQGLMKQDNLVSLLDGNPVPRTLKWKLKGYKTLRNEQAVDFAFVPGAKSYECDILPRNEYHELEQSNRRMLPRRKSICSGMENSGENDTLSLTTKAIENKAKIERVKKVDAKDANMVEKESNLERKNISDVDRPANVSSQEASSCELTARALQSAGPKKEEIKYLPILKSELSAATSQTQPVARFCSRPPKKIQKPAAPVLNRTEKEADSAKDVSSMELDEEKKAAASQEKQASSLSKPSAPGYSEVTGSASQLRSMGNRGEERYPMEGEAKTRETENDTSAFQSSAEMSRTEPTEFARDSAETSEKRQAESRTSTYFAPRASGGSSHGWNRQSSKTQANRTFESIIGIPENTTAPLKLSRRNEGQGVKSSPCAATQVRLQQNEGRSVSNSRTNSSGNGRSSMGGSSDGGSRKPPASFAPFTTRRSSSNSSCLSRKPAVSKRTGNGAKSAFNSNNSLNISTCSVNAARKCRDNDARCPRARKCEQERPRSKKDKKICKRYCCPALQTPTQCDYSRFQCPKHKIKNATQIEKYEVKKDPTCMPNETDEQSREFCTTMERSRPSDRDCKRQTERKCSRERRDRSCDRKRRRSCEREERRDCSRQEEGRTICTKPRKRDTSCKRRRRCNDRDCDRRSAKCTGRRNYTQSAFSNHSTNVPKNVKRYSSLPAFAFPLITMKNSKEARQSLFVSPSVCKFLRSPLVRSKSDDKCKKPSTKCKLAGGKDEDKCKRPSAKCKLNADAKCKKVDSCRKESTKCKKEDPCKRLRGTCEKEKEDPCKKTRGTCEKKKEDPCKKVRATCGKREDPCKRTRTTCGKREDPCKKRTSCGPEVKKVEDPCERVRSASEKKDDPCKKASRPSCSAKSDPCKPSDKLKCSAVKDTKCTMEDSCLKKREQLCQERCMASSTTAESAKERLDRERKEVEECKKHIKKNQHKKKKESATGLKCATNPCKQQLKDSQSKFASIDLPLQSFVNVISNTCMSQGSNLVNLPRDRSYSILNSVNHDEVNRETDSPEPTRNFWSFNDENLEPVITPSMDNTSQENAPVEDVHSGSTSNWLFSWLNCKY; translated from the exons ATGAAAGGAATCCGGACATTCGTGTTGCAGGATCTTTCTCACGTTTTACCCACAAAAAGTTTCCAG AAAAATCTCGTGCCAAGTTATTACCTGCCGTCGTCGCAAGTGCACACAACATCGTCGTCTCGTCGATTTTGGAATTTCTTCGACTTCTCGTGCAAAGAGGAGCCGGCCAGTCGCGACAAAAAGAAGTGTCTGCCTTCGAATGGCATCGTCTCGTCGTCCTTATTCTCCAACGATGCTCTGGATGCCGTCTCGAAATCCGTGTCGCCGAATTCCGTGACCACGACCGTAACGTTCACGCCAAAATACATCAACGATTCTCAACTGGACCTGAAGGCAACGTCGATGACATGTTTAAAAATCCAGGGTCTAATGAAACAAGACAACTTGGTGTCTTTGCTGGATGGAAATCCTGTGCCAAGGACGCTGAAATGGAAACTCAAAGGTTACAAGACTCTTCGAAACGAGCAGGCTGTTGACTTCGCCTTCGTTCCTGGCGCAAAGTCTTACGAGTGCGATATTCTACCGCGAAACGAATACCACGAACTCGAACAGTCAAATCGTAGAATGCTACCACGTCGGAAGAGCATCTGCTCGGGCATGGAAAACAGCGGTGAAAATGACACGCTGTCCTTGACGACGAAAGCCATCGAGAACAAGGCTAAGATCGAGCGTGTGAAGAAAGTAGACGCTAAAGACGCTAATATGGTGGAAAAGGAAAGTAACCTGGAGCGTAAGAATATTTCAGACGTGGACAGACCAGCGAACGTTTCCAGTCAGGAGGCTTCAAGCTGCGAGTTGACGGCTCGCGCGCTTCAAAGCGCTGGCCCGAAGAAAGAGGAGATAAAGTACCTGCCGATTTTGAAATCGGAACTGTCAGCGGCAACGAGTCAGACGCAGCCAGTGGCTCGATTTTGCTCGCGACCGCCAAAGAAAATCCAGAAACCTGCAGCTCCGGTATTAAACCGAACGGAGAAAGAGGCTGATAGCGCGAAAGACGTTTCTTCGATGGAACtcgacgaagaaaagaaagctgCCGCGTCTCAGGAGAAACAGGCTTCTTCCCTTTCGAAACCGTCGGCTCCGGGCTACTCGGAAGTCACCGGAAGCGCGTCGCAGCTGCGCTCTATGGGAAACCGTGGAGAAGAAAGATATCCGATGGAAGGTGAAGCGAAGACTCGAGAAACGGAGAATGACACGAGTGCTTTTCAATCGTCCGCGGAGATGTCGCGAACTGAACCGACGGAATTCGCCAGAGATTCCGCAGAAACGTCGGAGAAGAGGCAAGCTGAGTCACGGACGTCCACCTATTTCGCTCCAAGAGCTTCCGGAGGTTCCAGTCACGGCTGGAACAGGCAATCGTCCAAGACCCAGGCTAACCGTACGTTCGAGTCGATAATTGGAATACCAGAGAACACGACCGCGCCGTTGAAGTTAAGCAGACGAAACGAGGGACAAGGAGTGAAGTCGTCGCCGTGCGCCGCCACGCAAGTCAGATTGCAGCAAAACGAAGGCAGAAGCGTATCGAACTCGCGAACGAATTCCTCCGGCAACGGTAGGTCGTCGATGGGCGGAAGTTCGGACGGGGGCTCTCGAAAACCACCGGCTTCGTTCGCCCCGTTTACGACCAGAAGATCTTCCTCGAATTCCTCTTGTTTATCGAGGAAGCCGGCGGTGTCGAAGAGGACTGGCAACGGAGCGAAAAGCGCGTTCAACTCGAACAACTCGCTGAATATTTCCACTTGCAGCGTGAATGCGGCGAGGAAATGTCGCGATAACGACGCCAGATGCCCGAGAGCGAGGAAGTGCGAGCAGGAGAGGCCGAGGAGTAAAAAGGATAAAAAGATTTGCAAACGTTATTGCTGTCCTGCGTTGCAGACGCCGACCCAGTGCGATTATAGCAGGTTCCAATGCCCGAAACACAAGATTAAAAATGCCACTCAGATAGAGAAATACGAAGTGAAGAAAGATCCCACGTGCATGCCGAATGAGACGGATGAACAGTCGAGAGAGTTTTGCACGACTATGGAGAGGAGCAGGCCTTCTGATCGGGATTGCAAGAGGCAAACAGAGAGGAAATGCAGCAGAGAGAG GAGAGATCGAAGCTGCGATAGGAAGCGAAGAAGATCCTGCGAGCGGGAAGAGCGACGAGACTGCTCCAGACAAGAGGAGGGTCGTACGATCTGCACGAAGCCGAGGAAAAGAGATACATCGTGCAAACGTCGAAGGAGATGCAACGATCGCGACTGCGACAGAAGATCGGCGAAATGCACCGGCAGGAGAAACTACACCCAGTCGGCATTTTCAAATCATTCGACGAACGTGCCGAAGAACGTGAAACGCTATTCCTCTTTGCCAGCCTTCGCCTTCCCTCTGATCACTATGAAAAACAGTAAAGAGGCGAGGCAGAGCTTGTTCGTTTCGCCGTCTGTATGCAAATTTCTGCGATCGCCGCTGGTTCGTTCGAAAAGCGACGACAAATGCAAGAAGCCATCGACCAAGTGCAAGCTGGCAGGTGGCAAAGACGAGGACAAGTGCAAGAGACCGTCTGCAAAGTGCAAGCTGAACGCTGACGCCAAATGTAAAAAGGTGGACAGTTGCAGGAAAGAGAGCACTAAATGTAAAAAAGAGGATCCATGCAAAAGATTGAGGGGGACCTGcgagaaggagaaggaggatCCTTGCAAGAAAACAAGAGGAACCTgtgaaaagaagaaggaagatccgtGCAAGAAGGTGAGAGCTACTTGCGGGAAGAGAGAAGATCCTTGCAAGAGGACGAGGACTACTTGTGGCAAGAGAGAAGATCCTTGCAAAAAGAGGACAAGCTGCGGTCCAGAAGTAAAGAAAGTGGAGGATCCTTGCGAGAGAGTAAGATCAGCCTCCGAGAAGAAGGATGATCCTTGCAAAAAAGCCAGCAGGCCCAGCTGTTCCGCCAAGAGCGATCCTTGCAAACCGTCTGACAAGCTAAAATGCAGTGCTGTGAAGGATACCAAGTGTACAATGGAAGATTCCTGCTTGAAAAAGAGAGAACAACTGTGCCAAG AAAGATGCATGGCATCGTCCACAACCGCTGAGTCGGCGAAAGAGAGGCTGGATAGAGAACGAAAGGAGGTAGAGGAGTGTAAGAAGCACATTAAGAAAAACCAGcacaagaagaaaaaggaatctGCGACTGGTTTAAAGTGTGCCACCAACCCTTGCAAACAACAGCTCAAGGACTCTCAGTCAAAGTTCGCGTCCATTGACCTACCCTTGCAAAGCTTCGTGAACGTTATATCGAACACGTGTATGAGCCAAGGCAGCAATTTGGTAAATCTTCCGCGGGATCGATCGTATTCCATCTTGAACTCCGTGAATCATGACGAAGTCAATAGGGAAACGGATTCGCCAGAGCCCACCAGGAATTTTTGGAGCTTCAACGATGAAAACCTGGAGCCAGTGATTACACCTTCGATGGATAATACATCTCAAGAAAATGCACCAGTAGAGGATGTTCATTCGGGATCGACATCAAATTGGCTCTTTTCGTGGCTCAACTGTAAATATTGA
- the LOC117159342 gene encoding uncharacterized protein LOC117159342 — translation MGTVSIDLRSLDTSERRGQLGGSSHAAGSSNEGPEPDDSDAASNEARLRGVLQPTSTEDQAGNVRRLPAEDAEPRGQILKLAYPKGKRNSGKKATRCKRRVTFAV, via the coding sequence ATGGGAACCGTTTCGATCGATCTTCGATCACTGGACACAAGTGAAAGGCGAGGCCAGCTGGGTGGAAGTTCTCATGCCGCGGGATCCTCGAACGAGGGTCCTGAGCCGGATGACTCGGACGCCGCCAGCAACGAAGCTCGTCTACGGGGTGTGCTGCAACCGACCTCGACCGAGGATCAGGCGGGAAATGTTCGACGACTTCCGGCGGAGGACGCTGAACCTCGCGGTCAAATACTGAAACTCGCTTATCCAAAAGGCAAACGAAACAGCGGGAAGAAAGCAACTCGGTGCAAACGCAGGGTCACGTTCGCCGTATAA